The DNA region GTGTGGATCGGACTCTTCGCCCTGTCCGTCGAATTCGCTCGTGGTAGAGTGTCGGCGCCGTATCGTCGCCGCGGCACGGAGATCACGATGTTCGAGAGCGCCGGCCGTGGAAGGTCCGGGCGGGTCGCGGTCGATCCGGGCGCCCGAGCCCGAGACACCGACGCCGGGATCCATGCCCAGCAGATCAGTCGCTACCGCTCGATGTCGCCGGTGCGGAAGCTCGAGATCGTCTTCGAACTGAGTGCAGCGGTCGATGCCCTGCTCGCCGCAGGTATCCGTCAACGCCAGCCGCAGCTCGACGACGCCGGCGTCCGGGCCGAGATGGTGCGCCTGAAGTCCGGCGGGACCGGCTCATGAACGAGGCCTTCCCGGTGGTCGGCGCGTTCTGCTCTCTGCTCGAGCAGCTCTGTGTGCAGCACTTGATCGGGGGGTTCGTTGGCAAGCTCGGTTCACGGCGTTCCCCGCGCGACACAGGACGTCGACCTCGTCGCCGATCTGCGGCCGGTTCACGCGAAGGCGTTGTCAGAGCTCGCCGAGGTCGAGTTCCACGTCGACGAGTGGGCGATCGCGAGCGCGATCTCCGATGTCTCCAGTTTCAACGCACTGCACCGTGAAACGGTCTTCGAGGTCGACGTGTTCGTGGCCGGTGACGATCCCTGGATCGTCGAGGAGTTGCGACGGGTACGACGAGGGTGGCCGAGCGTCGGAGCGGCAATGGCGCGATGTCCTGGGTATGATCGCGGTTCACGGCGACGCTCTCGACCGTCTTGCGCCTGCCGGGTCTCGGTGATATCATCGCTATCACTCTCGTCCTCCCGGACTGCAGATCCGCCATGCCTCGTTTCACGGAGCTGCCCGTGGCCCAGCTTCTCGTCCGCAATCTCGACGACGCCATCGTGCGTGCCCTGAAGGAACGTGCGGCGCGGAACCGGCGTTCGGCCGAGGCCGAGCATCGGGAGATCCTTCGGCACGTCCTGCTCGATCGAGACCCGGCGGAGCCGGACCTCAAGGAGGTCCTGCTCGATGGGCCCGAGATCCCCGACGAGTCCATGGCGTTCTTCGAGCGCCGCAGGGAGTACCCGCGCGACATCGATCTGTCGTGAAGTACCTGCTGGACACGAACGTCGTGTCCGAACTCCGCCGAGAGGCGCGCGCTCACCCCGCCGCGCGCGCCTGGCTGGAGAACGTCGACAGCGACGCACTCCATCTCAGCGTCCTGGTCATCGCCGAACTGCGGGTCGGCGTCGAGCAGGTGGCGCGTCACGACCCGACGACCGGTCGACGTCTCGAGGCGTGGCTCGACCGCGTCAAGAGGGCCTGTCGGGGGCGGATCTACGAAATCGATCGGGCGACCGCGGAGCGCTGGGCTCGCCTGTCGGTGCCCGACCCGCTGCCCTTCGTCGACGGCATGCTCGCCGCCACCGCGCTCGAGCACGACCTGACGCTCGTCACGTGCAACACGAAGGACGTCGAGCGAACGGGCGTGACGCTGCTGAATCCGTTCTCGTCGAGCTGAGTTCCGCGAGAGACCGTGCCGAAAGCGCTGTCTTCGTGCAGACCGGCCCGGCCACTTCCGGTGCGGAAGTGATGGGGAAGACGTCCCCGTTTCTCGCGTCCGCTGCGGAGGTCGAGGCCGCGCCTGCGTTGCGCTACGCGGGGCGTTTCATGTCGACATGCAGCGCAGGGAGCGACCGACCATGGACCTACCCGGCCATGGCCAATTGCTGCGCCGGCGACGTCGCGCTGAAGATCACCACCGATGCCGTCCAGGTGTTCGGTGGTCGCGGCCAGATGCACGACGACTCGACCGAGAAGTACGTGCGCGATGCGGGGATCACGGAGATCCACGAGGGCACCAGCCAGATCCAGTGAGAGGAAGTCGCGATCTGCTCGTGTGCTCGACCGACGAGAGGAAGACGGCGCTGGACCCGCGCCTGTCGACGCTTTCCGAAGAAGGCCCCGGCTTCCATCCCGCGCCACGGCGACGGCTTCATCTCGACGGCTCACTGCGGGCAGAGCAGGGGTCGACCTCGCCGATCCTGGCGTTCCCGACGGTCTCGATCGGGCTGTACCTTCCTTCTTCCGGGCAAGGGTGCAACCGAGACGCCGGCACTCCGCGTGCACGAGTCGGGCACAATCGTGGAAGTCCGCCCCCAGGTCGGGTACCTTCGCCACCATCACACCGCTCCTCGCCGGAAGCCCGGCCGGTGCCGCGACGGCCATGGCTCCGTGCGCCACGGATGACCCACATGGAACTCGTCCCGATCGCCGTTCTGTTCCTGATCATCCTCACCCTGGAGTCCGCCGCTGTGGGGAAGAGGTTCGGCGTCGAGGACGCATGCTGACGACGTGGTGGAACCCGATGCAGGGCACGACGACCCGGATCTACCTGAGCCGGACGGCGCTGACTCACGACGAGCGTCACGGTCTTCGGCTCGCTGCTCGGCATGTCGGCGATGTTCCAGAGGTCGGATGCTGATCAAGTGCGGTACCCGGGAGAGGAGAAGGAAGATTGAGCGTCCTGTCCATCCTTCTGCACGGTCCCTGCATCGGATCGTTGTCCGTCCTCTGGCTCTTGCCCACGTCGAAGGAGTCGACACGAGACATGAAGGTCGAACTGGACGAGTACGACATCTACCATGAACGCCTTGGAGGGTACGAATGCAGCCCCAGAAGCACGATCTGGCGGCGGCCGATCAAGATCTACGTGGATGGCGAACTCATCGCCGAGTTCGCGCATCCCGACAGTGTCTACTCCGACTTCCGAGCCTTCGTCCTGGGTTCCGACAGTGATTCCCTGGCGTTCACCGCACCGAGGATTCGGTGAGGATCGACGATGGCACGAAGCGATTGACACTGCCCATGACCCACGACATCGAACGTGTCCTCGAGAGTGAGTTGCGCCTACCGTTGCCCCATCGCCGGGCTCTCTGGTTCATCTACCAACGCGGTCCGCGCGCACTGCGCGAGCTGCAGTCGGGCTCGTCGTACGAATGGCTGCAGAACGATCGGCGTTGATGCCGTCGGTGCCCACTCCCGAGAAAGGAGTTCCCATGCGTATCGCCCTCGCGTCGCTCGTCCTTCTCGTCCTACCGTCGATCGTCTTCGGCCCTTCGGGGGCTGTGGCCCAGTCCGAATGGCACGACGAATGGCAGTTCTTTCCGCGTCCCTCCTTCCCGCACTCCGTCCACGACGCCGTCCTCCTCGACGACCAGCTCGTGGTCGGCGGATTCTTCACGTCGGTCCACGATGTCGCGGCGCGGTCGGTCGCCCGTTGGAACGGTCGCGCGTGGGAAGCGCTGGGCGCCGGTGCGAACGGTCGCGTGAACGCCCTCGCCGTGTACGGCGGTGACCTCGTCAACGCCCACGACTCCGGCGGCGATGCCTACGTCGCGCGCTTCGACGGAGGGGCGTGGCACGCACTGGGCACCTTCGAGGACACCGGCGGTTCGGCCTCGATCGTCGACGTGCTCGTGATCGGCTCGACGCTCTACGTGGGCGGGCGCTTCGATCGCATCGACGGTGTGGACGTTCCGCGTGGACTGGCCGCGTTCGACGGCACGTCGTGGTCGGCCGTCGGCTCCGGACCGGGGGACGACGTCACGGCGCTCGGCGTGTGGCAGGGTGACCTGGTCGTCGCCGGGGACTTCACCGTAACCGGCGGTGGCGTGGCCGATCACATCGCGCGCTGGACGGGCTCGCAGTGGACGGCGATCGGTGGGGGCACCCCGAGCGCGGCCCGCTGCCTGATCGAGTTCGCGGGCGAACTCTGGGCCGGGTTGCGGAGTTCGAGCGGAGTCAGCGACGGTGCGCTCGTCCGCCGCTTCGACGGGCAGGCCTGGGCGGGCGCCGACAACGGTTTCGAGAGTCTCTTCGATCGCTTCCTCTCCCCGGCGTCGGTCATCGTACTCGACTTCGCGGTCTTCGACGGCCAGCTGCACGTCGGCGGAACCTTCGGCACCGGCTTCACCAGTCCCGGCCCGATCGCCGGACGCTGGAACGGAACCGCGTGGGAACGTCTGGGCACCTTCGGCGGCTACGCCGAGGACTTCGCCCCGGCCTGGGAGGTGAACGTGCTCGTGCCCTGGGCCGATCGTCTCGTCCTGGCCGGCCTCTTCCCACGCACCGAGGACCGCTCGATCGAGAACATCGTCGCGTGGACGGGCAGCACCTTCGAGCGCGTCGCCGACGACGAACTCGGCACGGACGCCGGTGTGACCACCATCGCACTGGCCGACGACGGGGTCGTGGTCGGCGGTCGCTTCGACGAAGCCGGTTCCGTCGCGACGGGTCCGATCGCGCGGTGGGACGGTTTCCGCTGGCACCCGTACGGCTTCGTGCCGACGCAGCGGCTCGACGGAACCGTCGTGGACGTGCTCGTCGACGAGACCGAACTCGTCGTCGTCGGGTTCTTCCGGTTCCCGGATGGAACCGAAGACCTCGTCGGTCGCTGGGACGGCACGGCGTGGTCGCCACTCGGCGAACAGCAGTTCAACACGAGCAGCGCCACGGCGGTGATCCGTTTCGAGGGAGACGTGGTGGTCGCCGCCAACGGGGTCCACCGTTGGACCGGTTCGAGCTGGGAACGGCTGGGCGCGCCCCTGCCGTCGGATCCGGTCGTCTTCGATCTCGTCGAGTACGACGGACAGCTCCATGCCCTGGGCGCGCTCGACTTCTTCACTCCGTCGCCACGGATCGGCGTGTTCCGCTACGAATCCGCGAGCGGCACCTGGACGTCGATCGCCCCCGACGGCACGGCGGCCGGTGGATGGGCCGCCGTCGGCGCGGTCCACGACGGCGAGCTCCTGGTCGGGGGGACGCTCGAGGGCGTCGGCGATCTGTCGTCGCCCGGCCTGGTGGCCTGGGACGGCAGCTCGTGGTCGGCCCGCACCACGTCCATGGATCGCGGCGTGCTGGCGATCGCGTCGACTGCGCGCGGCCTGATCATCGGCGGCGACTTCCGCGAGATCGACGGCGAGGCCATTCGCGCGGTCGCCCGTCACGACCCCGTGGGCGGTTGGGTCGACGTCGAGGGGTCGCCGTCGGCCCGCGTCGGCGCGCTGTTGCCGCGCCTGGGCAGCGTCTGGATGGGCGGCGACTTCCTCGGCACGGCCGACGGGTCGAGCGAGGGCGTGATCGTCTGGCATCCGATCCTCGCCACGGGTGTCGACGGTCCGATCACACCGCGGGTGTCGGGCGTCGAATCCGTCTTCCCCAATCCCTTCAATCCGCAGACGACGGTACGTCTGGCGATCAGCCGGGCCGGCACGGCGTCGGTCGAGATCTTCGACGTGCGCGGACGTCGGGTGCGCACGCTGCTCGACGGCGCGGTCGAAGCCGGTCGCCACGACCTGGTGTGGAACGGGACCGACGACCACGGCCGGACGGTGTCGAGCGGGGTGTACTTCGTGCGGGCGGTGCATCCGGACGGGGTCGATCGACACCGCGTCTCGTTGGTCAAATGACGGTGCCTCGAAGATCGTGCATCGCGGATTCCGGTGCCGGTTCGACGATGCCGACGTCCTGGGTCACCGCAACCGCGGGGGCCTTGCCTCGCGGGTCGAGGGTGGTCCGGTCGGCCAGGCGACGGGAGGCGTCGGGATCGTGGCTGGGTAGGTAGACCGTCGGACGCTGCGCGGCATGGGCGAGGATCCGGCGGTGCGTCTCGATCTCGGCCTCGAGATCGGTGCCGATGCCGTCGGCCACCATCCGGACCAGGTGATCCTCGGTGTAGGAGGCGTCGCCGGCGAACATGATGGTGGTCTCGCCCTCCTCCAGAAGCACCGACAGGTGCCCGGGCGAGTGGCCCGGCGTCGGCACGAGCTTCACGTCGCCCGCACGGGTGAGGCTGGTATGGCGCGGGAAGGGGCCAAGGGGGCCGTCCTCGAAATCGACGAGCGTGGGCGCGAAACCGCGCGGCCAGCGCTGGTTGAGGTAGCCGTTCATGCGGCCCTTGAACCCGGTCGCGACGGCCCACTCCGCCCGCGAGACGAGGAATTCGGCGTTCGGGAAATGATGCAGTCCGCCGTCGTGGTCCTGATGCAGATGCGTCAGGACCACCCAGCGCACGTCTTCCGGCGCGAGGCCGCGCGTCCGCATCTGCGGGCCGATCTCCTCCTCCGGCGCGATGTCGAAGACGGCCGCCCGCTGGACGAGCGGCATGAAGGGTGGAAAATACCGCGGCTTGTTGGCATCGGCCGGAATGCCGGTATCGACGGCGATGAGGCCCTCGGGGTGTTCGATCAACCAGACATGGACCGGCAACCAGTCGGTCATGGCCTTGTCGAACCAGGTGTTCAGAAGGCGGCGCATCCCGGTGCCCTCGCCCTCCCGCCAGCGCTCGGTGATGCGGACGCGTCCTGTCTCGATGGCATGGATCTTCATGGGTGTCCTCCTACTCGGTGGGTGTGAAGCCGACCTGGCGGATGAGTGCTTTCACTTCGTGGGCGAAGAGCGCGTCGACGTTCCCGATGACCGGCTGGATGAGGTGAAAGAGTTCGAGCATGATGTGCCCGTGCAGCCGCGCCCAGGAGATCGCGGCCAGATGGAGCGCGTGGTGCGGAAGATCGTGGCCGTCCACCGCGGTCAGCGCGTCGAGCGAGCGCTCGATCTCCGGGGGCAGGTGCCGATACTCCTCCGGCAGTTCGATCTCGCCGCGCTCGATCGCCTGCGCGAAGATGTTCGCGGTGACGATGAAGCTGCGCCGCGCCGCCGGGTACGTCGTGTCGGTGGGCTGTTCGTAGGTGGGGATCGGGCTCCCGTAGAGGAGCTGGAAGTCGATCGGATGATCGAGGGCCCACCGCCGCCACGCATGGGCGACGGCGGCCAGTCTCTCCGCGGTGCCTCGTGAGGCGACGTCCGCATCCGCGTTCTCGACAGCCTCTGCAAGCTGGGTGAAGGCGTCGAGAACCAGGGCCGTGATCAGGTCGTTGATGCTGCCGAAGTAGTGGTAGAGCCCCGGCGCGGTCATGCCCATCCGCTTCGCGATGGCGCGCAGCGACAA from Candidatus Krumholzibacteriia bacterium includes:
- a CDS encoding DNA-binding protein — encoded protein: MAQLLVRNLDDAIVRALKERAARNRRSAEAEHREILRHVLLDRDPAEPDLKEVLLDGPEIPDESMAFFERRREYPRDIDLS
- a CDS encoding type II toxin-antitoxin system VapC family toxin is translated as MKYLLDTNVVSELRREARAHPAARAWLENVDSDALHLSVLVIAELRVGVEQVARHDPTTGRRLEAWLDRVKRACRGRIYEIDRATAERWARLSVPDPLPFVDGMLAATALEHDLTLVTCNTKDVERTGVTLLNPFSSS
- a CDS encoding acyl-CoA dehydrogenase family protein, translating into MGKTSPFLASAAEVEAAPALRYAGRFMSTCSAGSDRPWTYPAMANCCAGDVALKITTDAVQVFGGRGQMHDDSTEKYVRDAGITEIHEGTSQIQ
- a CDS encoding FlgD immunoglobulin-like domain containing protein, whose protein sequence is MRIALASLVLLVLPSIVFGPSGAVAQSEWHDEWQFFPRPSFPHSVHDAVLLDDQLVVGGFFTSVHDVAARSVARWNGRAWEALGAGANGRVNALAVYGGDLVNAHDSGGDAYVARFDGGAWHALGTFEDTGGSASIVDVLVIGSTLYVGGRFDRIDGVDVPRGLAAFDGTSWSAVGSGPGDDVTALGVWQGDLVVAGDFTVTGGGVADHIARWTGSQWTAIGGGTPSAARCLIEFAGELWAGLRSSSGVSDGALVRRFDGQAWAGADNGFESLFDRFLSPASVIVLDFAVFDGQLHVGGTFGTGFTSPGPIAGRWNGTAWERLGTFGGYAEDFAPAWEVNVLVPWADRLVLAGLFPRTEDRSIENIVAWTGSTFERVADDELGTDAGVTTIALADDGVVVGGRFDEAGSVATGPIARWDGFRWHPYGFVPTQRLDGTVVDVLVDETELVVVGFFRFPDGTEDLVGRWDGTAWSPLGEQQFNTSSATAVIRFEGDVVVAANGVHRWTGSSWERLGAPLPSDPVVFDLVEYDGQLHALGALDFFTPSPRIGVFRYESASGTWTSIAPDGTAAGGWAAVGAVHDGELLVGGTLEGVGDLSSPGLVAWDGSSWSARTTSMDRGVLAIASTARGLIIGGDFREIDGEAIRAVARHDPVGGWVDVEGSPSARVGALLPRLGSVWMGGDFLGTADGSSEGVIVWHPILATGVDGPITPRVSGVESVFPNPFNPQTTVRLAISRAGTASVEIFDVRGRRVRTLLDGAVEAGRHDLVWNGTDDHGRTVSSGVYFVRAVHPDGVDRHRVSLVK
- a CDS encoding N-acyl homoserine lactonase family protein is translated as MKIHAIETGRVRITERWREGEGTGMRRLLNTWFDKAMTDWLPVHVWLIEHPEGLIAVDTGIPADANKPRYFPPFMPLVQRAAVFDIAPEEEIGPQMRTRGLAPEDVRWVVLTHLHQDHDGGLHHFPNAEFLVSRAEWAVATGFKGRMNGYLNQRWPRGFAPTLVDFEDGPLGPFPRHTSLTRAGDVKLVPTPGHSPGHLSVLLEEGETTIMFAGDASYTEDHLVRMVADGIGTDLEAEIETHRRILAHAAQRPTVYLPSHDPDASRRLADRTTLDPRGKAPAVAVTQDVGIVEPAPESAMHDLRGTVI
- a CDS encoding TetR/AcrR family transcriptional regulator, translating into MQPDRRDRRRTETREEIKDTARALLAERGAAGLSLRAIAKRMGMTAPGLYHYFGSINDLITALVLDAFTQLAEAVENADADVASRGTAERLAAVAHAWRRWALDHPIDFQLLYGSPIPTYEQPTDTTYPAARRSFIVTANIFAQAIERGEIELPEEYRHLPPEIERSLDALTAVDGHDLPHHALHLAAISWARLHGHIMLELFHLIQPVIGNVDALFAHEVKALIRQVGFTPTE